In Aspergillus luchuensis IFO 4308 DNA, chromosome 1, nearly complete sequence, the following are encoded in one genomic region:
- the pkhB gene encoding putative sensor histidine kinase/response regulator (COG:T;~EggNog:ENOG410PFP0;~InterPro:IPR001610,IPR000014,IPR035965,IPR003594, IPR003661,IPR036890,IPR036097,IPR000700,IPR013656, IPR004358,IPR005467;~PFAM:PF00512,PF02518,PF08448;~go_function: GO:0000155 - phosphorelay sensor kinase activity [Evidence IEA];~go_function: GO:0016772 - transferase activity, transferring phosphorus-containing groups [Evidence IEA];~go_process: GO:0007165 - signal transduction [Evidence IEA];~go_process: GO:0016310 - phosphorylation [Evidence IEA]) — MGEVRSMRTPPLPSPAEAPSPVAASHSLRRTSSQSTGFLPVHSTGFAIDGDTITENNTWNANAYSSIPIEQTTDACHTSTPAKKDSSEAGKYPEDQGRSLQTLKELRRQMEELLVYQQMQQSQNQSSSANREAPPSQPDPVTSNSPGSTRKRPLNVSFPKVASSTGAMPSASFSDSTGSGGTIRAMDSTPDNITGQTPSYPFPRMQTQPSTRPTQSSTLNHSPFKLTLPAEKLKSQTMPSQLSEEQQLTGADTPHLQSFFLPALPKNVIEDPNYPSPNLYDLTLQLNADPGLDAWWANVIHILQAHYGAERVSLAVPGDATDLENVPWGQKAVFDQNIETELQVRHLHDETSTPRDKTPKENEDPERKKELFLREALANGTSASKSPKRPSLLSRHSFAGFGKERKNPNVQDSDIPRLQPKSSLRPELKRTSTLAENPAVPETEPSSGQPQYTQDNPRQAVFPIPRPLEVEADPLIKRTGVVKLFGRTDPVVLTREYSQGLTNDQTPCETPEDRIQVTPTAEPSTTQAPYATRARSTSNPAASGLQAHRTPSMEFFDEYEQIPPSPWSQSPAPSPAPRAHAEQNPFFVSHAVDEEAFAKHPPPHDYSNLKPLEAIGVDMAKSVVHIPLLHAGRSKQTSPSTLRFPVAVISILSSIMPYPSNLRKSLAYLMPHLTTSFCLAQQYSQLERQVTSRLEVPRYGHLLGLGGTFSDESSELELVAGLSGHVNYTIADDGSLSARASLSSPEERLNSAKFSPAVSGLGTPGFELSNIGAGTTLNLSESPGVAARISNDGVDSYFNVQQSKQFQQRIRLAKVKQNVAISTPTSPGKFLGKPSEEDVTSQDQSPVIISPSQEVKAPPVISPTQTSRHPSTNSFYAQLQRELPRPFTDTVAQLMLNSVPLHLFLAKPQSGEVIWTNSKFDAYRRSQPQEQKLRDPWQNIHSSEREHVSQEWANALRTGSQFTERVRVKRFNDESAYRWFIFRANPLLSSTGEVLYWIGSFLDIHEQHIAELKAAQEREKFATDAKYRAFSNSIPQIVFEATEYRGLIFVNEQWHLYTGQKLEDALNFGFAKHVHHDDLEKCGLLSLYLHDSQKNGAVSDAGEAPTETTSAKSSQEKHLGQGVTPALEELVKRGVASVQRDENGRVFYSTELRLRSKGGDFRWHLVRLVCVETSSFGSGEASWYGTCTDINDRKNLERELNKAMQQLNNQMESKTKFFSNMSHEIRTPLNGILGTIPFILDTQLDTDQRRMLDTIQNSSTNLRELVDNILDVSRVEAGKMSLVNSWFHVRSVIEDVIDTVSSRAIDKGLEINYLMDVDVPPMVIGDRFRIRQVLINLVGNAVKFTAQGEIHICCSIYHDASAQIKKTELLLNFDVVDTGKGFSARDAERLMQRFSQLGQNGSQQHAGSGLGLFLSKQLVEMHGGKLTPSSKEGQGAKFSFHVKVDAPPPPTPEESRTLRQAQGASEMLGAQPKLNPLHKLLFTKDPLNNKAPDQAELTSALESSLSKTSANAEPPLRLATSNFSERSSLSSALPTPDLSTVDPLTKIDAPAASGTESATPSGDGSRPATEPVSQVQEPPSSTQLPASAAGNDAKQLPSAFSILILCPLDNTRKAIKQHIEQVVPLEVPFSITSTPDIEDWRDHVSDESGSKLTHLVLNLPSVDDVSDVIQYVSECDPATAPTLVIISDLYQKRQVNARIKELAATGRRVYTVPKPVKPSAFSAIFDPDNRRDLSKDRNQDMAREINNNFKTMSKMVKEVIGNKGYRILLVEDDETNRMVRPYPLPFTTLRFPF, encoded by the coding sequence ATGGGGGAAGTTCGCAGCATGAGGACACCTCCGCTTCCATCGCCGGCCGAGGCCCCTTCGCCTGTCGCCGCATCCCATTCCCTCCGTCGAACCTCCTCCCAATCAACTGGCTTTCTTCCTGTTCACAGCACTGGATTTGCAATCGATGGAGACACGATCACGGAGAATAACACGTGGAATGCTAACGCTTACTCTTCTATTCCGATTGAGCAGACTACGGACGCATGTCATACCTCAACGCCTGCGAAGAAAGACAGTTCCGAAGCGGGGAAGTACCCAGAGGACCAGGGACGAAGCCTGCAAACCCTTAAAGAGCTCCGGAGGCAGATGGAAGAGTTGCTCGTCTACCAACAGATGCAACAATCACAGAACCAGAGTTCTTCGGCTAATCGCGAAGCCCCTCCATCGCAACCCGATCCTGTCACCTCAAATTCCCCTGGATCGACAAGGAAAAGGCCCCTCAATGTATCCTTCCCCAAAGTCGCCTCGTCCACAGGAGCGATGCCATCAGCTTCCTTCTCCGATTCTACTGGGTCTGGTGGCACCATCCGGGCCATGGATTCTACCCCCGACAACATCACCGGCCAAACGCCGTCCTATCCGTTCCCGAGAATGCAGACGCAACCTTCGACTCGGCCGACACAGAGCTCCACGCTCAACCATAGCCCTTTCAAGTTGACACTGCCGGCCGAGAAACTGAAGTCGCAGACGATGCCATCGCAACTTtcagaagagcagcagctgaCAGGGGCAGATACACCGCACTTGCAGAGCTTTTTCCTACCAGCGCTACCCAAGAACGTGATCGAGGATCCGAATTACCCTAGTCCAAACCTCTATGACCTCACTTTGCAACTAAACGCAGATCCTGGCCTAGACGCTTGGTGGGCGAATGTGATACATATTCTGCAAGCACACTATGGTGCCGAGCGGGTGTCGCTTGCCGTACCCGGCGATGCGACTGACCTGGAAAATGTTCCATGGGGCCAAAAGGCGGTTTTTGATCAGAACATCGAGACGGAGTTGCAGGTACGGCATCTGCACGATGAGACGAGCACACCCCGCGATAAGACCCCGAAAGAGAACGAAGACCCGGAGCGAAAAAAGGAACTGTTTCTTAGGGAAGCGCTTGCCAATGGAACAAGCGCTTCGAAATCTCCAAAGCGACCCTCGCTTCTGTCGCGACACTCCTTCGCCGGGTTTggcaaggaaaggaagaaccCCAATGTTCAGGACTCAGACATTCCGCGCCTACAACCGAAGTCTTCACTCCGACCAGAGCTCAAACGCACTTCTACCCTTGCCGAGAACCCCGCCGTTCCGGAAACCGAGCCGTCATCAGGGCAACCCCAATATACCCAAGACAACCCTCGACAAGCCGTCTTTCCGATCCCGAGACCGTTGGAAGTCGAAGCAGATCCGCTTATCAAGCGGACAGGTGTCGTCAAGCTTTTTGGCCGCACCGACCCTGTTGTTCTGACCCGTGAATACTCCCAAGGCTTGACGAACGATCAGACGCCCTGTGAGACTCCCGAGGACAGGATCCAAGTCACGCCGACCGCCGAGCCTTCCACTACTCAGGCACCGTACGCGACTCGCGCTAGATCGACTTCTAATCCCGCCGCGTCAGGCTTGCAAGCACATCGTACGCCGTCAATGGAATTCTTCGACGAGTACGAGCAAATACCCCCATCGCCGTGGTCGcagtctccagctccttcgccTGCGCCGCGTGCTCATGCGGAGCAAAACCCTTTCTTCGTCAGCCACGCTGTTGACGAGGAAGCATTTGCGAAACATCCCCCGCCTCATGACTATTCCAACCTCAAGCCCCTGGAAGCCATCGGTGTCGACATGGCCAAGTCCGTGGTCCACATCCCACTTTTGCACGCCGGCCGCTCTAAACAAACATCACCGTCTACATTACGATTCCCCGTTGCAGTgatttccatcctctcctcaaTAATGCCTTATCCCTCCAACCTGAGGAAGTCCTTGGCTTACCTCATGCCCCATCTGACGACTTCTTTCTGCTTGGCTCAACAATACAGTCAGCTCGAGCGCCAAGTCACTTCTCGACTTGAGGTTCCGCGCTACGGGCACCtccttggtcttggtggaaCATTCTCGGATGAAAGCAGCGAGTTAGAGCTCGTCGCTGGCCTCAGTGGTCATGTAAACTACACGATAGCGGATGATGGATCGCTTTCAGCCCGCGCCAGTCTTTCTAGTCCCGAAGAAAGATTGAACTCAGCCAAATTTAGCCCTGCAGTATCTGGACTTGGTACCCCGGGATTTGAACTGAGCAATATCGGGGCTGGGACAACTCTGAATCTCTCCGAATCACCCGGTGTGGCCGCAAGAATTAGCAATGATGGCGTGGACAGCTATTTCAATGTTCAGCAGTCGAAGCAATTCCAGCAGCGTATCAGGCTGGCGAAGGTCAAACAGAACGTTGCAATATCAACTCCCACTTCCCCCGGCAAGTTCCTTGGGAAGCCctcggaggaggatgttacCTCGCAGGACCAAAGCCCGGTCATAATTTCACCGTCACAAGAAGTCAAGGCGCCCCCGGTCATATCGCCGACGCAAACTTCCCGGCACCCATCAACAAACTCATTTTACGCTCAATTACAACGCGAGCTACCACGTCCGTTCACCGATACTGTGGCCCAGCTCATGCTGAACTCAGTCCCCCTTCATCTGTTTCTTGCAAAGCCTCAAAGTGGCGAGGTTATCTGGACAAATTCGAAATTCGATGCCTACAGGCGGAGTCAACCCCAGGAACAGAAGCTGAGGGATCCCTGGCAGAATATCCACAGTAGCGAGCGGGAACACGTTTCTCAGGAATGGGCAAATGCTTTACGTACAGGCTCTCAATTTACCGAACGTGTTCGCGTCAAGCGTTTCAACGACGAGTCGGCTTACCGCTGGTTCATCTTCCGGGCAAATCCGTTGCTGTCTTCCACAGGAGAGGTGCTATATTGGATTGGATCATTCCTTGACATCCATGAACAGCATATTGCGGAGCTGAAAGCAGCacaggaaagagagaaatttGCCACTGATGCCAAGTACCGAGCCTTTTCCAATTCTATCCCGCAGATCGTCTTCGAAGCGACAGAATACCGGGGCCTTATCTTCGTGAATGAGCAATGGCATTTGTACACCGGACAGAAGCTTGAAGATGCGCTTAACTTTGGCTTCGCAAAGCATGTTCATCACGATGATCTCGAGAAGTGTGGCTTACTTTCCCTTTACCTCCATGATTCACAGAAAAATGGGGCCGTCAGTGACGCAGGTGAAGCACCCACGGAGACGACGAGCGCCAAGTCTTCTCAAGAGAAGCATCTGGGTCAGGGCGTCACACCCGCACTGGAAGAGCTTGTCAAACGGGGAGTTGCCTCTGTACAGAGAGATGAGAATGGTCGTGTTTTCTACTCGACAGAACTACGACTACGCTCGAAAGGTGGCGATTTCCGATGGCACCTTGTTCGCCTGGTCTGTGTCGAGACAAGCAGTTTTGGCAGCGGTGAAGCGTCCTGGTACGGAACCTGCACGGATATCAATGACCGCAAGAATCTAGAGCGGGAACTGAATAAAGCCATGCAACAACTCAACAACCAGATGGAGTCCAAGACGAAGTTCTTTAGCAACATGTCGCATGAAATCCGGACTCCGCTGAACGGCATCCTTGGCACCATTCCATTCATTCTTGATACTCAGTTGGACACAGATCAGAGGAGAATGCTTGATACCATACAGAATAGCTCGACCAACCTACGCGAATTAGTCGACAACATTCTCGATGTTTCTAGAGTGGAAGCGGGTAAAATGTCTCTAGTCAACTCGTGGTTCCATGTACGATCTGTGATTGAAGATGTAATCGACACTGTTTCGTCCAGGGCCATCGACAAGGGCCTCGAGATCAACTACTTaatggatgtggatgtcccGCCGATGGTCATCGGAGACAGATTCCGAATCCGACAGGTACTCATCAACCTTGTCGGTAATGCAGTCAAATTCACTGCGCAAGGAGAGATTCACATCTGCTGCTCCATTTACCATGATGCTTCAGCTCAAATTAAGAAGACCGAACTCTTACTGAACTTTGACGTCGTGGATACGGGCAAAGGCTTCAGCGCAAGGGATGCAGAACGGCTGATGCAACGATTCAGTCAGCTTGGGCAAAATGGATCACAGCAACATGCGGGTAGTGGTTTGGGGCTGTTCTTATCCAAACAGCTTGTTGAGATGCATGGCGGAAAATTGACTCCTAGCAGTAAGGAGGGCCAAGGCGCAAAATTCTCCTTCCATGTCAAAGTCGATgctcccccaccaccgacTCCCGAAGAGTCCCGAACCCTTCGACAAGCACAGGGTGCATCTGAAATGCTCGGAGCGCAACCCAAGCTTAACCCCTTGCACAAGCTACTTTTCACGAAAGATCCGCTCAATAATAAGGCGCCAGATCAAGCCGAACTGACTTCTGCTCTCGAGTCATCCCTCTCGAAAACGTCAGCCAACGCAGAACCCCCCCTTCGTCTGGCAACGTCCAATTTCTCCGAACGGTCGTCACTTTCCTCTGCTCTTCCGACTCCTGATCTTAGCACGGTAGACCCTCTAACTAAGATTGATGCTCCCGCTGCGTCCGGAACGGAATCTGCGACTCCAAGTGGCGACGGCTCACGTCCAGCGACCGAGCCGGTATCCCAGGTGCAGGAACCCCCCTCTTCGACTCAGTTACCTGCTTCGGCTGCTGGAAACGACGCGAAGCAATTACCAAGCGCGTTCTCCATTCTTATTCTGTGCCCCTTGGACAACACTCGCAAAGCCATCAAACAACACATCGAACAGGTCGTCCCTCTTGAGGTCCCGTTCTCCATTACCTCAACTCCGGATATCGAAGACTGGCGGGACCACGTAAGTGACGAGTCTGGCTCGAAGCTCACTCACTTGGTTCTCAACCTGCCCAGTGTGGACGATGTATCAGACGTGATTCAATATGTCTCAGAGTGTGATCCTGCGACCGCCCCAACCCTTGTCATCATTTCCGACCTCTACCAGAAACGCCAAGTCAACGCCCGAATCAAAGAGCTTGCCGCCACCGGAAGGCGTGTATACACAGTACCGAAACCAGTCAAGCCCTCTGCCTTCTCTGCCATCTTCGATCCCGACAACCGACGCGATCTGAGCAAGGATAGAAACCAAGATATGGCAAGGGAGATTAACAACAACTTCAAGACTATGTCTAAGATGGTTAAGGAGGTTATCGGCAACAAAGGCTATAGGATATTATTGGTAGAGGACGACGAGACGAATCGCATGGTGCGTCCTTACCCCTTGCCATTTACCACATTACGTTTCCCTTTCTGA